The proteins below are encoded in one region of Syngnathus acus chromosome 2, fSynAcu1.2, whole genome shotgun sequence:
- the gnai3 gene encoding guanine nucleotide-binding protein G(i) subunit alpha isoform X2: MGCTISAEDKAAMERSKMIDKNLRDDREKLLREVKFLLLGAGESGKSTLVKQMKIIHEDGYSEEECSQYKVVVYSNTIQSIMAIIRAMGRLKIDFGDESRADDARQLFALASSAEEGVMSAELSAVIRRLWGDSGVRACFDRSREYQLNDSAAYYLNDFDRLCQPNYIPTQQDVLRTRVKTTGIVETHFTFKDFYFKMFDVGGQRSERKKWIHCFEEVTAIIFCVALNDYDLVLAEDEEMNRMHESMKLFDSICNNKWFTDTSIILFLNKKDLFEQKISKSPLAICYPEYTGENSYEEAAMYIQSQFEDLNKQKGSKEIYTHFTCATDTKNVQFVFDVVTDVIIKINLADIGLY; the protein is encoded by the exons ATGGGCTGTACCATCAGCGCCGAAGACAAAGCTGCGATGGAGAGGAGCAAGATGATCGATAAAAACCTGCGAGATGACAGGGAGAAGTTGTTGAGAGAAGTGAAGTTTCTTTTGCTCG GTGCTGGTGAATCAGGGAAAAGCACACTAGTCAAGCAGATGAA gATCATTCACGAAGATGGCTACTCAGAGGAGGAATGCAGTCAGTACAAAGTTGTGGTGTACAGCAACACGATCCAGTCCATCATGGCCATCATCCGGGCAATGGGGCGCTTAAAGATAGACTTTGGCGATGAGTCCCGGGCG GACGATGCCCGACAGCTGTTTGCGCTCGCCAGCTCAGCGGAGGAGGGAGTCATGTCGGCGGAGCTCAGCGCCGTGATCCGGCGGCTGTGGGGCGACAGCGGCGTTCGCGCCTGCTTCGACCGATCGCGAGAGTATCAGCTTAACGACTCCGCTGCATA CTACCTGAACGATTTTGATAGGCTCTGTCAGCCTAACTACATCCCAACCCAGCAGGATGTGCTGCGGACGCGCGTTAAGACCACAGGGATCGTGGAAACTCACTTCACCTTTAAAGATTTCTACTTTAA GATGTTTGATGTGGGAGGTCAGCGCTCGGAGAGGAAGAAGTGGATTCATTGCTTTGAGGAAGTCACAGCcatcattttttgtgttgctcTCAATGACTACGATCTGGTCTTGGCTGAGGATGAGGAGATG AACCGCATGCACGAAAGCATGAAGCTGTTTGACTCTATCTGCAACAACAAATGGTTCACAGACACCTccatcatcctcttcctcaacAAGAAGGACCTGTTTGAACAGAAGATCAGCAAGAGTCCACTCGCAATCTGCTACCCGGAGTACACAG gtgAAAACTCATACGAGGAGGCGGCAATGTACATCCAGAGCCAGTTTGAAGacttaaataaacaaaagggcAGCAAGGAGATCTACACCCACTTCACTTGTGCCACGGATACCAAGAACGTGCAGTTTGTGTTTGATGTAGTTACTGATGTCATCATCAAAATCAACCTGGCGGATATCGGGCTCTACTGA
- the gnai3 gene encoding guanine nucleotide-binding protein G(i) subunit alpha isoform X1 gives MGCTISAEDKAAMERSKMIDKNLRDDREKLLREVKFLLLGAGESGKSTLVKQMKIIHEDGYSEEECSQYKVVVYSNTIQSIMAIIRAMGRLKIDFGDESRADDARQLFALASSAEEGVMSAELSAVIRRLWGDSGVRACFDRSREYQLNDSAAYYLNDFDRLCQPNYIPTQQDVLRTRVKTTGIVETHFTFKDFYFKMFDVGGQRSERKKWIHCFEEVTAIIFCVALNDYDLVLAEDEEMNRMHESMKLFDSICNNKWFTDTSIILFLNKKDLFEQKISKSPLAICYPEYTGENSYEEAAMYIQSQFEDLNKQKGWKEIYTHFTCATDTKHVQFVFDVVTDIIKMNLMNPPLNRTANLLMMLN, from the exons ATGGGCTGTACCATCAGCGCCGAAGACAAAGCTGCGATGGAGAGGAGCAAGATGATCGATAAAAACCTGCGAGATGACAGGGAGAAGTTGTTGAGAGAAGTGAAGTTTCTTTTGCTCG GTGCTGGTGAATCAGGGAAAAGCACACTAGTCAAGCAGATGAA gATCATTCACGAAGATGGCTACTCAGAGGAGGAATGCAGTCAGTACAAAGTTGTGGTGTACAGCAACACGATCCAGTCCATCATGGCCATCATCCGGGCAATGGGGCGCTTAAAGATAGACTTTGGCGATGAGTCCCGGGCG GACGATGCCCGACAGCTGTTTGCGCTCGCCAGCTCAGCGGAGGAGGGAGTCATGTCGGCGGAGCTCAGCGCCGTGATCCGGCGGCTGTGGGGCGACAGCGGCGTTCGCGCCTGCTTCGACCGATCGCGAGAGTATCAGCTTAACGACTCCGCTGCATA CTACCTGAACGATTTTGATAGGCTCTGTCAGCCTAACTACATCCCAACCCAGCAGGATGTGCTGCGGACGCGCGTTAAGACCACAGGGATCGTGGAAACTCACTTCACCTTTAAAGATTTCTACTTTAA GATGTTTGATGTGGGAGGTCAGCGCTCGGAGAGGAAGAAGTGGATTCATTGCTTTGAGGAAGTCACAGCcatcattttttgtgttgctcTCAATGACTACGATCTGGTCTTGGCTGAGGATGAGGAGATG AACCGCATGCACGAAAGCATGAAGCTGTTTGACTCTATCTGCAACAACAAATGGTTCACAGACACCTccatcatcctcttcctcaacAAGAAGGACCTGTTTGAACAGAAGATCAGCAAGAGTCCACTCGCAATCTGCTACCCGGAGTACACAG GTGAGAACTCATACGAGGAGGCGGCAATGTACATCCAGAGCCAGTTTGAAGacttaaataaacaaaagggcTGGAAGGAGATCTACACCCACTTCACTTGTGCCACAGATACCAAGCATGTGCAGTTTGTGTTTGATGTAGTCACTGATATCATCAAAATGAACCTGATGAATCCACCACTAAATCGAACCGCAAACTTACTGATGATGCTGAACTAG
- the gnat2 gene encoding guanine nucleotide-binding protein G(t) subunit alpha-2: MGAGASAEDKKSKELEKQLQEDADKDSKTVKLLLLGAGESGKSTIVKQMKILHQGGYTKEEQLEFRAVIYGNILQSALAIIRGMEMLGIDFGAASAQENAQKLQNLSDSIEEGTMPAELADVIQKLWKDSGVQAGFERAAEYQLNDSAGYYLNEMDRICKPDYLPTEQDVLRSRVKTTGIIEEQFSCKELHFRMFDVGGQRSERKKWIHCFEGVTCIIFCGALSAYDMVLVEDDEVNRMHESLHLFNSICNHRFFALTSIVLFLNKKDLFEDKIKKVHLSICFPDYDGPNTYDDASNYIKAQFEELNMKKGAKEIYSHLTCATDTKNVEIVFNAVTDIIIKENLKDCGLF; encoded by the exons ATGGGCGCTGGAGCGAGTGCCGAAGACAAAAAGTCCAAGGAGTTGGAAAAGCAACTTCAAGAGGATGCCGACAAGGACTCAAAAACGGTCAAGCTTCTGCTGCTTG GTGCTGGCGAGTCAGGCAAAAGCACCATTGTCAAGCAAATGAA GATTTTACATCAAGGTGGTTACACAAAAGAGGAACAATTGGAATTCAGAGCCGTCATCTACGGCAACATCCTGCAGTCTGCTCTGGCTATCATCAGAGGCATGGAGATGCTGGGGATTGATTTTGGCGCTGCTTCTGCACAG GAGAACGCACAGAAGCTGCAGAACCTGTCCGATTCCATCGAGGAAGGCACAATGCCTGCCGAGCTGGCTGACGTCATTCAGAAGCTGTGGAAGGACTCCGGCGTGCAGGCCGGCTTCGAGAGAGCCGCCGAGTACCAACTCAACGATTCGGCCGGCTA CTACCTCAACGAAATGGACAGAATCTGCAAACCAGACTACCTCCCCACCGAGCAGGATGTGCTGCGATCTCGAGTCAAGACAACTGGTATCATTGAGGAACAGTTCTCCTGCAAAGAGCTGCACTTCAG AATGTTTGATGTGGGAGGCCAGAGGTCCGAGAGAAAGAAGTGGATCCACTGTTTCGAGGGCGTGACATGCATCATTTTTTGTGGCGCCCTCAGCGCTTACGACATGGTGCTGGTAGAAGACGACGAAGTG AACCGAATGCACGAGTCTCTCCATCTATTCAACAGTATCTGCAACCATAGGTTCTTTGCGCTGACCTCCATCGTACTGTTTCTCAACAAGAAGGATCTTTTCGAGGATAAGATCAAGAAGGTCCACCTGAGCATCTGCTTCCCAGACTATGatg GCCCGAACACGTACGACGATGCCAGCAACTACATCAAGGCGCAGTTTGAGGAGCTGAACATGAAGAAGGGCGCTAAAGAAATCTACTCCCACTTGACCTGTGCCACAGACACAAAGAACGTTGAGATTGTGTTCAATGCCGTCACAGACATCATTATCAAGGAGAACCTTAAGGACTGCGGTCTCTTCTAA
- the ampd2b gene encoding AMP deaminase 2 isoform X2, with protein MSSNVPPGAAKSKPHSPFRKRGSLQYTTSTVDLRGARHLLTPQHSLPGIPVALKQSIDLRTSMDGKYKEIAEELFSRSLADSEMRSAPYEFPEDSPIEQLEERRQRLERQISQDVKFEPDILLRAKQDFMKTDSAVDLEYMKQQSQAPDLLERELLPEREYQRVTISGEEKCGVPFTDLLDAAKCVVKALFIRQKYMGLSLQSFCRTTARYLQELSERPLDLTIYEEEFQEATEASVAADATVHPPVSGTHPYKNKDPSSMPPDVGYGCTMVDGVMHVYTSRETMDKSTELDLPYPDLQEYIADMNVMMALIINGPVKSFCYRRLQYLSSKFQMHILLNEMKELAAQKKVPHRDFYNIRKVDTHIHASSCMNQKHLLRFIKRAMKKYSQEIVHVERGKGQTLMEVFETMNLTAFDLSVDTLDMHADRNTFHRFDKFNAKYNPIGESILREIFIKTDNHVEGKYFGHIIKEVMADLEESKYQNVELRLSVYGRSRDEWEKLAKWAVKHQVYSANVRWLVQMPRLFDVYHTKKQLSNFQEMLENIFQPLFEVTIHPGKHPELHLFLQHVVGFDSVDDESKPEQHIFNLDSPLPANWTEEDNPPYSYYLYYMYANMTVLNHLRRQRGFHSLVLRPHCGEAGPIHHLVSGFMLSENISHGLLLRKAPVLQYLYYLAQIGIAMSPLSNNSLFLSYHRNPLPEYLSRGLMVSLSTDDPLQFHFTKEPLMEEYSIAAQVWKLSSCDMCELARNSVLMSGFSHQWKPVELFCLL; from the exons ATGTCCTCCAACGTGCCCCCCGGGGCAGCCAAAAGCAAGCCCCACTCTCCCTTCAGGAAGCGAGGAAGCCTGCAATACACAACCAGTACAG TCGACCTCCGTGGTGCCCGCCACCTCCTCACACCCCAGCATTCCTTGCCTGGGATCCCCGTGGCCTTAAAACAATCCATAGATCTCCGTACATCCATGGACGGCAAGTACAAAGAAATTGCCGAG GAACTGTTCTCACGCAGCCTAGCAGACAGTGAGATGCGCAGTGCTCCTTATGAATTCCCAGAGGACAGCCCCATTGAACAGCTCGAGGAGAGACGACAGCGCCTTGAGCGGCAGATCAGCCAAGATGTCAA GTTTGAACCAGACATCTTGCTGAGAGCCAAACAGGATTTCATGAAAACAGACAGCGCCGTAGATCTCGA ATACATGAAGCAACAAAGTCAAGCGCCAGATCTGCTGGAGAGAGAATTGCTCCCCGAGAGAGAATACCAGCGGGTCACCATCTCTGGAGAGGAGAAATGTGGG GTTCCCTTCACGGACTTGCTGGATGCTGCAAAGTGTGTGGTGAAAGCCCTGTTCATAAGGCAGAAGTATATGGGCCTGTCGTTGCAGAGCTTCTGCAGGACCACCGCCCGGTACCTGCAAGAGCTAAGCGAGAGACCGCTCGACCTGACTATCTATGAGGAAGAATTCCAAGAGGCGACGGAGGCCAGTGTCGCAGCAG ATGCCACAGTGCACCCACCTGTTTCTGGAACGCACCCCTACAAGAACAAGGACCCGAGCAGCATGCCGCCCGACGTGGGCTACGGCTGCACGATGGTGGATGGTGTCATGCACGTGTACACGTCAAGAGAGACCATGGACAA GAGCACCGAGTTGGACCTGCCATATCCGGACCTGCAGGAGTACATTGCTGACATGAATGTCATGATGGCCCTCATCATCAATGGACCAGt GAAGTCCTTCTGCTACCGTCGCCTGCAGTATCTAAGCTCTAAGTTCCAGATGCACATCCtcttgaatgaaatgaaagaattGGCAGCGCAGAAAAAAGTCCCGCATCGAGACTTCTACAATATCCGGAAG GTTGACACGCATATCCATGCCTCCTCCTGTATGAACCAAAAGCATCTTTTGCGCTTTATCAAAAGAGCCATGAAGAAGTATTCTCAGGAGATTGTCCATGTGGAGAGAGGAAAGGGTCAGACGCTCATGGAGGTATTTGAGACGATGAACCTGACTGCTTTTGACCTCAGTGTGGACACTTTGGACATGCACGCG GATCGCAATACTTTTCATCGATTTGACAAGTTTAATGCCAAATACAATCCCATTGGTGAATCCATCCTGAGAGAGATCTTCATCAAAACGGACAATCACGTCGAAGGCAAATACTTTGGCCACATTATTAAG GAGGTGATGGCTGACCTGGAGGAAAGCAAGTATCAGAATGTGGAGCTGAGATTGTCCGTCTACGGGCGCTCCAGAGATGAGTGGGAAAAGTTGGCAAAGTGGGCTGTCAAACACCAGGTCTACTCGGCTAATGTGCGATGGCTGGTGCAAATGCCACGACTttt TGATGTCTACCACACCAAGAAGCAGCTGTCCAACTTCCAAGAGATGCTGGAGAACATTTTCCAGCCTCTGTTTGAAGTCACAATCCACCCAGGCAAACATCCGGAGCTGCACCTCTTCCTTCAGCAT GTTGTGGGTTTTGACAGTGTGGATGATGAGTCCAAACCAGAGCAGCATATCTTCAACCTGGACAGCCCGCTGCCGGCCAATTGGACAGAGGAGGACAATCCACCCTACTCCTACTACCTCTACTATATGTACGCAAATATGACTGTTCTGAATCACCTGCGCAG GCAGCGAGGCTTCCACAGTCTTGTACTGCGTCCACATTGTGGTGAGGCAGGCCCCATCCATCACCTGGTGTCTGGGTTCATGCTATCAGAGAACATCTCCCATGGGCTACTGCTCCGGAAG GCTCCTGTGCTTCAATATCTGTACTATTTGGCTCAGATTGGCATCGCCATGTCTCCGCTAAGCAATAACAGCCTGTTCCTTAGCTACCATCGTAACCCTCTGCCAGAGTACCTCTCCAGAGGCCTCATGGTCTCCCTGTCCACAGACGATCCTTTGCAGTTTCACTTTACTAAG GAGCCCCTGATGGAAGAGTACAGCATTGCTGCTCAGGTGTGGAAGCTGAGCTCTTGTGACATGTGTGAGCTGGCCAGAAACAGTGTGCTGATGAGCGGTTTTTCTCATCAG TGGAAGCCCGTGGAATTGTTCTGCCTGTTATAA
- the ampd2b gene encoding AMP deaminase 2 isoform X1, which yields MSSNVPPGAAKSKPHSPFRKRGSLQYTTSTVDLRGARHLLTPQHSLPGIPVALKQSIDLRTSMDGKYKEIAEELFSRSLADSEMRSAPYEFPEDSPIEQLEERRQRLERQISQDVKFEPDILLRAKQDFMKTDSAVDLEYMKQQSQAPDLLERELLPEREYQRVTISGEEKCGVPFTDLLDAAKCVVKALFIRQKYMGLSLQSFCRTTARYLQELSERPLDLTIYEEEFQEATEASVAADATVHPPVSGTHPYKNKDPSSMPPDVGYGCTMVDGVMHVYTSRETMDKSTELDLPYPDLQEYIADMNVMMALIINGPVKSFCYRRLQYLSSKFQMHILLNEMKELAAQKKVPHRDFYNIRKVDTHIHASSCMNQKHLLRFIKRAMKKYSQEIVHVERGKGQTLMEVFETMNLTAFDLSVDTLDMHADRNTFHRFDKFNAKYNPIGESILREIFIKTDNHVEGKYFGHIIKEVMADLEESKYQNVELRLSVYGRSRDEWEKLAKWAVKHQVYSANVRWLVQMPRLFDVYHTKKQLSNFQEMLENIFQPLFEVTIHPGKHPELHLFLQHVVGFDSVDDESKPEQHIFNLDSPLPANWTEEDNPPYSYYLYYMYANMTVLNHLRRQRGFHSLVLRPHCGEAGPIHHLVSGFMLSENISHGLLLRKAPVLQYLYYLAQIGIAMSPLSNNSLFLSYHRNPLPEYLSRGLMVSLSTDDPLQFHFTKEPLMEEYSIAAQVWKLSSCDMCELARNSVLMSGFSHQMKSYWLGPDYVKEGQESNDIRRTNVPDIRLAYRYETMCEELNLITQAIRTDELDTIEEEESLCMAAPQAKQ from the exons ATGTCCTCCAACGTGCCCCCCGGGGCAGCCAAAAGCAAGCCCCACTCTCCCTTCAGGAAGCGAGGAAGCCTGCAATACACAACCAGTACAG TCGACCTCCGTGGTGCCCGCCACCTCCTCACACCCCAGCATTCCTTGCCTGGGATCCCCGTGGCCTTAAAACAATCCATAGATCTCCGTACATCCATGGACGGCAAGTACAAAGAAATTGCCGAG GAACTGTTCTCACGCAGCCTAGCAGACAGTGAGATGCGCAGTGCTCCTTATGAATTCCCAGAGGACAGCCCCATTGAACAGCTCGAGGAGAGACGACAGCGCCTTGAGCGGCAGATCAGCCAAGATGTCAA GTTTGAACCAGACATCTTGCTGAGAGCCAAACAGGATTTCATGAAAACAGACAGCGCCGTAGATCTCGA ATACATGAAGCAACAAAGTCAAGCGCCAGATCTGCTGGAGAGAGAATTGCTCCCCGAGAGAGAATACCAGCGGGTCACCATCTCTGGAGAGGAGAAATGTGGG GTTCCCTTCACGGACTTGCTGGATGCTGCAAAGTGTGTGGTGAAAGCCCTGTTCATAAGGCAGAAGTATATGGGCCTGTCGTTGCAGAGCTTCTGCAGGACCACCGCCCGGTACCTGCAAGAGCTAAGCGAGAGACCGCTCGACCTGACTATCTATGAGGAAGAATTCCAAGAGGCGACGGAGGCCAGTGTCGCAGCAG ATGCCACAGTGCACCCACCTGTTTCTGGAACGCACCCCTACAAGAACAAGGACCCGAGCAGCATGCCGCCCGACGTGGGCTACGGCTGCACGATGGTGGATGGTGTCATGCACGTGTACACGTCAAGAGAGACCATGGACAA GAGCACCGAGTTGGACCTGCCATATCCGGACCTGCAGGAGTACATTGCTGACATGAATGTCATGATGGCCCTCATCATCAATGGACCAGt GAAGTCCTTCTGCTACCGTCGCCTGCAGTATCTAAGCTCTAAGTTCCAGATGCACATCCtcttgaatgaaatgaaagaattGGCAGCGCAGAAAAAAGTCCCGCATCGAGACTTCTACAATATCCGGAAG GTTGACACGCATATCCATGCCTCCTCCTGTATGAACCAAAAGCATCTTTTGCGCTTTATCAAAAGAGCCATGAAGAAGTATTCTCAGGAGATTGTCCATGTGGAGAGAGGAAAGGGTCAGACGCTCATGGAGGTATTTGAGACGATGAACCTGACTGCTTTTGACCTCAGTGTGGACACTTTGGACATGCACGCG GATCGCAATACTTTTCATCGATTTGACAAGTTTAATGCCAAATACAATCCCATTGGTGAATCCATCCTGAGAGAGATCTTCATCAAAACGGACAATCACGTCGAAGGCAAATACTTTGGCCACATTATTAAG GAGGTGATGGCTGACCTGGAGGAAAGCAAGTATCAGAATGTGGAGCTGAGATTGTCCGTCTACGGGCGCTCCAGAGATGAGTGGGAAAAGTTGGCAAAGTGGGCTGTCAAACACCAGGTCTACTCGGCTAATGTGCGATGGCTGGTGCAAATGCCACGACTttt TGATGTCTACCACACCAAGAAGCAGCTGTCCAACTTCCAAGAGATGCTGGAGAACATTTTCCAGCCTCTGTTTGAAGTCACAATCCACCCAGGCAAACATCCGGAGCTGCACCTCTTCCTTCAGCAT GTTGTGGGTTTTGACAGTGTGGATGATGAGTCCAAACCAGAGCAGCATATCTTCAACCTGGACAGCCCGCTGCCGGCCAATTGGACAGAGGAGGACAATCCACCCTACTCCTACTACCTCTACTATATGTACGCAAATATGACTGTTCTGAATCACCTGCGCAG GCAGCGAGGCTTCCACAGTCTTGTACTGCGTCCACATTGTGGTGAGGCAGGCCCCATCCATCACCTGGTGTCTGGGTTCATGCTATCAGAGAACATCTCCCATGGGCTACTGCTCCGGAAG GCTCCTGTGCTTCAATATCTGTACTATTTGGCTCAGATTGGCATCGCCATGTCTCCGCTAAGCAATAACAGCCTGTTCCTTAGCTACCATCGTAACCCTCTGCCAGAGTACCTCTCCAGAGGCCTCATGGTCTCCCTGTCCACAGACGATCCTTTGCAGTTTCACTTTACTAAG GAGCCCCTGATGGAAGAGTACAGCATTGCTGCTCAGGTGTGGAAGCTGAGCTCTTGTGACATGTGTGAGCTGGCCAGAAACAGTGTGCTGATGAGCGGTTTTTCTCATCAG ATGAAGAGCTATTGGCTCGGCCCGGACTATGTCAAAGAAGGTCAAGAGAGCAACGACATCAGGCGCACCAACGTCCCGGACATCCGCTTGGCATATCGCTACGAGACCATGTGTGAAGAGCTCAATTTAATAACGCAGGCCATTCGTACGGACGAGCTGGACACGATTGAAGAGGAAGAGAGTCTGTGCATGGCTGCTCCACAAGCAAAGCAATGA
- the ampd2b gene encoding AMP deaminase 2 isoform X3: MDGKYKEIAEELFSRSLADSEMRSAPYEFPEDSPIEQLEERRQRLERQISQDVKFEPDILLRAKQDFMKTDSAVDLEYMKQQSQAPDLLERELLPEREYQRVTISGEEKCGVPFTDLLDAAKCVVKALFIRQKYMGLSLQSFCRTTARYLQELSERPLDLTIYEEEFQEATEASVAADATVHPPVSGTHPYKNKDPSSMPPDVGYGCTMVDGVMHVYTSRETMDKSTELDLPYPDLQEYIADMNVMMALIINGPVKSFCYRRLQYLSSKFQMHILLNEMKELAAQKKVPHRDFYNIRKVDTHIHASSCMNQKHLLRFIKRAMKKYSQEIVHVERGKGQTLMEVFETMNLTAFDLSVDTLDMHADRNTFHRFDKFNAKYNPIGESILREIFIKTDNHVEGKYFGHIIKEVMADLEESKYQNVELRLSVYGRSRDEWEKLAKWAVKHQVYSANVRWLVQMPRLFDVYHTKKQLSNFQEMLENIFQPLFEVTIHPGKHPELHLFLQHVVGFDSVDDESKPEQHIFNLDSPLPANWTEEDNPPYSYYLYYMYANMTVLNHLRRQRGFHSLVLRPHCGEAGPIHHLVSGFMLSENISHGLLLRKAPVLQYLYYLAQIGIAMSPLSNNSLFLSYHRNPLPEYLSRGLMVSLSTDDPLQFHFTKEPLMEEYSIAAQVWKLSSCDMCELARNSVLMSGFSHQMKSYWLGPDYVKEGQESNDIRRTNVPDIRLAYRYETMCEELNLITQAIRTDELDTIEEEESLCMAAPQAKQ; encoded by the exons ATGGACGGCAAGTACAAAGAAATTGCCGAG GAACTGTTCTCACGCAGCCTAGCAGACAGTGAGATGCGCAGTGCTCCTTATGAATTCCCAGAGGACAGCCCCATTGAACAGCTCGAGGAGAGACGACAGCGCCTTGAGCGGCAGATCAGCCAAGATGTCAA GTTTGAACCAGACATCTTGCTGAGAGCCAAACAGGATTTCATGAAAACAGACAGCGCCGTAGATCTCGA ATACATGAAGCAACAAAGTCAAGCGCCAGATCTGCTGGAGAGAGAATTGCTCCCCGAGAGAGAATACCAGCGGGTCACCATCTCTGGAGAGGAGAAATGTGGG GTTCCCTTCACGGACTTGCTGGATGCTGCAAAGTGTGTGGTGAAAGCCCTGTTCATAAGGCAGAAGTATATGGGCCTGTCGTTGCAGAGCTTCTGCAGGACCACCGCCCGGTACCTGCAAGAGCTAAGCGAGAGACCGCTCGACCTGACTATCTATGAGGAAGAATTCCAAGAGGCGACGGAGGCCAGTGTCGCAGCAG ATGCCACAGTGCACCCACCTGTTTCTGGAACGCACCCCTACAAGAACAAGGACCCGAGCAGCATGCCGCCCGACGTGGGCTACGGCTGCACGATGGTGGATGGTGTCATGCACGTGTACACGTCAAGAGAGACCATGGACAA GAGCACCGAGTTGGACCTGCCATATCCGGACCTGCAGGAGTACATTGCTGACATGAATGTCATGATGGCCCTCATCATCAATGGACCAGt GAAGTCCTTCTGCTACCGTCGCCTGCAGTATCTAAGCTCTAAGTTCCAGATGCACATCCtcttgaatgaaatgaaagaattGGCAGCGCAGAAAAAAGTCCCGCATCGAGACTTCTACAATATCCGGAAG GTTGACACGCATATCCATGCCTCCTCCTGTATGAACCAAAAGCATCTTTTGCGCTTTATCAAAAGAGCCATGAAGAAGTATTCTCAGGAGATTGTCCATGTGGAGAGAGGAAAGGGTCAGACGCTCATGGAGGTATTTGAGACGATGAACCTGACTGCTTTTGACCTCAGTGTGGACACTTTGGACATGCACGCG GATCGCAATACTTTTCATCGATTTGACAAGTTTAATGCCAAATACAATCCCATTGGTGAATCCATCCTGAGAGAGATCTTCATCAAAACGGACAATCACGTCGAAGGCAAATACTTTGGCCACATTATTAAG GAGGTGATGGCTGACCTGGAGGAAAGCAAGTATCAGAATGTGGAGCTGAGATTGTCCGTCTACGGGCGCTCCAGAGATGAGTGGGAAAAGTTGGCAAAGTGGGCTGTCAAACACCAGGTCTACTCGGCTAATGTGCGATGGCTGGTGCAAATGCCACGACTttt TGATGTCTACCACACCAAGAAGCAGCTGTCCAACTTCCAAGAGATGCTGGAGAACATTTTCCAGCCTCTGTTTGAAGTCACAATCCACCCAGGCAAACATCCGGAGCTGCACCTCTTCCTTCAGCAT GTTGTGGGTTTTGACAGTGTGGATGATGAGTCCAAACCAGAGCAGCATATCTTCAACCTGGACAGCCCGCTGCCGGCCAATTGGACAGAGGAGGACAATCCACCCTACTCCTACTACCTCTACTATATGTACGCAAATATGACTGTTCTGAATCACCTGCGCAG GCAGCGAGGCTTCCACAGTCTTGTACTGCGTCCACATTGTGGTGAGGCAGGCCCCATCCATCACCTGGTGTCTGGGTTCATGCTATCAGAGAACATCTCCCATGGGCTACTGCTCCGGAAG GCTCCTGTGCTTCAATATCTGTACTATTTGGCTCAGATTGGCATCGCCATGTCTCCGCTAAGCAATAACAGCCTGTTCCTTAGCTACCATCGTAACCCTCTGCCAGAGTACCTCTCCAGAGGCCTCATGGTCTCCCTGTCCACAGACGATCCTTTGCAGTTTCACTTTACTAAG GAGCCCCTGATGGAAGAGTACAGCATTGCTGCTCAGGTGTGGAAGCTGAGCTCTTGTGACATGTGTGAGCTGGCCAGAAACAGTGTGCTGATGAGCGGTTTTTCTCATCAG ATGAAGAGCTATTGGCTCGGCCCGGACTATGTCAAAGAAGGTCAAGAGAGCAACGACATCAGGCGCACCAACGTCCCGGACATCCGCTTGGCATATCGCTACGAGACCATGTGTGAAGAGCTCAATTTAATAACGCAGGCCATTCGTACGGACGAGCTGGACACGATTGAAGAGGAAGAGAGTCTGTGCATGGCTGCTCCACAAGCAAAGCAATGA